The Pseudoxanthomonas sp. genome segment CTGAAGGCCACCACGCACATGGATTGCCCGTGGGATCTGGCCGGCTTCGGCGGCGATCGTCCCTTCGTGCCGCTGTTCGCCCCTCGGCCGGAGGGGCTGGGCGCACCGGCCTGCTTTCCGGCGGCGCACGCGGCCGCCGGTTATGTGTGGGTGGCGCTGTACTTCTTCTTCCTGCACGCGGCACCGCGCTGGCGCCACCTGGGACTGGCGGTGGGGCTGGCGGCCGGTGCCGTGTTCGGGCTGGCGCAACAGCTGCGCGGTGCGCACTTCCTGTCGCACGACATCGCCAGCCTTGCGGTCTGCTGGGCGGTGGCCTGCTGCGTGGATCGTCTCGGCGACCGGCGTGGCCCCTGCAGCGGTGGGGAGATGGGCACGTGAGCACATCCGTCCTCGACCACGCGGCACGGAGCTCCCGCCCGCGTCGCCTGCTGGCCCTGCTGCGTGTCCGTCCGCAGGTATCGCAGGAGGGGCTGATGCTGCTCGCCTGCGTCTACTTCAGCCTGTTCGCCAACGGCGTGTTCTGGCAGTCCGCCGCGCCGCATCCCTGGACACAATGGCGATG includes the following:
- a CDS encoding phosphatase PAP2 family protein, with product MSASPTSLPVLPGQRLPGLPWVSLILLAAAWLASQALDQAWSSWLFHWQGDAWSLKRDILLETVLHRGGRLASQLAWAGVLVATVLRWRAPSAVRWTRPAARLLVAVLLSTACVAWLKATTHMDCPWDLAGFGGDRPFVPLFAPRPEGLGAPACFPAAHAAAGYVWVALYFFFLHAAPRWRHLGLAVGLAAGAVFGLAQQLRGAHFLSHDIASLAVCWAVACCVDRLGDRRGPCSGGEMGT